In a single window of the Tellurirhabdus bombi genome:
- a CDS encoding cytochrome c maturation protein CcmE domain-containing protein, translating into MKKLHIIGLLVIAAAITIIISTAGDASSYVNFVQAESLAKNGESDAVHVVGKLKKDPQGQIVGMNYQPQVDPNHFEFTLVDNDNRIEKVVYRAPKPQDFDRSEQIVVIGSMQGDHFQADKILLKCPSKYQDGKLEEKTYEAAKTAQL; encoded by the coding sequence ATGAAAAAGCTTCACATAATCGGTCTGCTTGTCATTGCAGCCGCTATCACGATTATCATTTCGACGGCTGGTGATGCCAGCTCTTATGTAAACTTTGTACAGGCTGAATCACTGGCCAAAAACGGTGAATCGGACGCTGTCCACGTTGTTGGTAAGCTCAAGAAAGATCCGCAGGGACAGATTGTCGGCATGAATTACCAACCACAGGTTGATCCTAACCACTTCGAGTTTACGCTGGTTGACAACGACAACCGCATTGAAAAAGTGGTTTACCGGGCACCTAAACCGCAGGATTTCGACCGTTCGGAGCAGATCGTTGTCATCGGCTCTATGCAGGGTGATCACTTCCAGGCGGATAAGATTCTGCTCAAGTGCCCATCGAAATACCAGGATGGCAAGCTGGAAGAAAAAACCTATGAAGCCGCCAAAACGGCCCAATTATAA
- a CDS encoding CcmD family protein: MFRTFLFFFSLLLTSFSVLAQEAAAPIEMADRLRADGKIWVVVAVIAVAFFGIVAYLIRLDSKISKLEKDLKK; this comes from the coding sequence ATGTTTCGCACATTTCTTTTCTTTTTTTCACTACTACTAACGTCGTTTAGCGTATTGGCCCAGGAAGCTGCCGCCCCTATAGAGATGGCTGACCGCCTGCGAGCCGATGGCAAAATCTGGGTAGTAGTGGCTGTTATCGCTGTTGCCTTTTTCGGAATCGTTGCCTATTTAATTCGCCTCGATAGTAAAATCAGTAAGTTGGAAAAAGACCTCAAAAAATAA
- the ccsA gene encoding cytochrome c biogenesis protein CcsA, producing the protein MKKNWWKALTVVIMTYVILAGLMGPVPRQPILNESIRNVYFHVSFWFAMTTLMLTSMIYSIRYLRHGRFGDDLIAVEFANTAILFGILGCATGSLWASVTWGDPWPNDPKLNGAAIGMLMYFAYLILRASFDDEQRRARISAVYNIFAFAVFIPLIFVLPRMTDSLHPGNGGNPAFGQYDMDNQVRRVFYPAVIGMTLLGVWMTQLRVRLRRLQEITEDHFNQRANARTTAE; encoded by the coding sequence ATGAAGAAAAATTGGTGGAAAGCCCTTACCGTCGTCATCATGACGTACGTTATCCTGGCTGGCTTAATGGGCCCTGTGCCGCGTCAACCCATCCTGAACGAGAGCATTCGGAATGTTTATTTCCACGTGTCGTTCTGGTTTGCCATGACGACCCTTATGCTAACCTCGATGATTTATTCAATTCGCTACCTGCGTCATGGCCGGTTTGGCGATGATTTAATTGCCGTTGAGTTTGCCAATACCGCTATTTTGTTCGGTATTCTGGGTTGCGCAACGGGCTCGCTTTGGGCGTCTGTTACCTGGGGTGATCCCTGGCCAAATGACCCGAAATTAAACGGAGCAGCCATTGGGATGCTGATGTATTTTGCGTACCTGATTCTGCGCGCTTCATTTGACGATGAACAGCGCCGTGCCCGGATCTCGGCCGTCTATAACATCTTTGCGTTTGCCGTATTCATTCCGCTCATTTTTGTGCTACCGCGCATGACTGATTCGCTTCATCCCGGTAACGGCGGAAACCCTGCCTTTGGACAATATGACATGGATAACCAGGTACGCCGGGTTTTTTACCCGGCGGTTATTGGTATGACCTTGCTGGGTGTCTGGATGACGCAGTTGCGTGTACGTCTACGCCGCCTGCAAGAGATTACGGAAGATCATTTTAATCAGCGGGCAAATGCGCGCACCACGGCGGAATGA
- a CDS encoding heme exporter protein CcmB — translation MLRQIGVLMEKEFRLEWRQRYALNGMLLYIVSTVFVCYLSFSMRRNQLTPMVWNALFWIILLFTAINAIAKSFVQERAGRLLYYYTLASPQLIIISKILYNTILMLVLAGLGFGFYAFVMGSKVQDLLLFIVNLFLGAIGFAASLTLVAGIASKAENSATLMAVLSFPVVLPLLLMLIRVSKNAIDGLDRSVSLDEIVTLLAIDAIVLAVSWMLFPFLWRS, via the coding sequence ATGTTGCGACAGATTGGTGTATTGATGGAGAAAGAGTTTCGGCTCGAGTGGCGGCAGCGTTACGCGTTGAACGGAATGCTGTTGTATATCGTCAGTACGGTCTTTGTTTGCTATCTGTCTTTCAGCATGCGCCGCAATCAGCTAACCCCCATGGTCTGGAACGCCCTGTTCTGGATTATTTTGCTGTTTACGGCGATTAACGCGATTGCCAAAAGCTTTGTTCAGGAGCGTGCCGGGCGGCTGTTGTATTACTACACGCTGGCCAGCCCACAACTCATTATCATCTCTAAAATCCTTTACAATACCATTTTAATGCTGGTATTGGCAGGTCTAGGATTTGGTTTTTATGCGTTTGTGATGGGCAGCAAAGTGCAGGATCTGCTGCTTTTTATCGTTAATCTGTTTTTAGGGGCCATCGGCTTTGCAGCTTCGCTGACGCTGGTAGCCGGTATTGCGTCGAAAGCCGAGAACAGCGCCACGTTGATGGCCGTTCTCAGCTTTCCTGTTGTGTTGCCGTTGCTGTTGATGCTCATCCGGGTCTCCAAGAACGCCATTGATGGTCTGGATCGCAGCGTTAGTCTTGACGAAATTGTTACGCTTCTGGCTATTGACGCCATTGTGCTGGCGGTTTCGTGGATGTTGTTTCCGTTTTTATGGCGGAGTTAG
- a CDS encoding FeoA family protein codes for MSKRSVADLKIGEKAIIKAFSDKWLSLKLLEMGCLPGTEVCLHCKAPLGDPICINVAGYCLSMRKSEAAVIIVE; via the coding sequence ATGAGTAAGCGTAGTGTAGCTGATTTAAAGATTGGAGAAAAAGCCATTATTAAAGCGTTCAGTGACAAATGGCTGTCGTTGAAATTGCTTGAAATGGGTTGTTTGCCCGGTACAGAAGTTTGTTTGCACTGCAAGGCTCCGCTAGGCGACCCAATTTGCATAAATGTTGCAGGATATTGCCTGTCAATGCGGAAATCGGAAGCAGCGGTCATCATTGTGGAGTAA
- the feoB gene encoding ferrous iron transport protein B gives MKSKPVIALIGNPNSGKSSLFNQLTGLRQKTGNFPGVTVEKKSGPSSLGDSIEALIVDLPGVYSIYPKSLDEQIVTDILANPAHPDYPDVAIVVVDASNLRRNLLLFTQIADLGVPVILALNMLDVAQQQQQEVNAVRLSMKLGVPVVRINARVGEGLGLLKKAVLQQLEKPTVTGQLFFDPATDQQALVGDVKSQYQLQNNYLALQYVIQHDGFSFLDTPKRVALDRLIDKHQFVEQEYQAHETIERYKYIGDVVKEAVVDRRPLDQPTWSQKLDLLLLHPVWGYLIFGAILFLIFQAIFAWSSLPMDAIDAGIANLNTWLKDNLPSGSLTDLLTDGVIAGIGGVVIFIPQIAFLFLLVALLEESGYMSRVMVLMDRLMRHFGLNGRSVVPLISGVACAVPAIMTTRAISSWRERLITIMVTPLMSCSARLPIYTILIALVVPEQRVLGIFNLQGIVLMALYLLGLIAALLAAYVFKKLVNAKERSLFIMELPTYKLPRWNHVGLTIWESVRAFVWEAGRIIVTISIILWVMASYGPGNSLDQAEARVRQNSSTASADVVENQVASARLEASYAGRFGQLIEPVIKPLGYDWKIGIALIASFAAREVFVGTIATIYSIGSDSADDESTIKGRLKTEINPETGQPMYTPALAYSLLIFYVFAMMCMSTIAIVYRETKSWKWPAIQLFYMSALAYVSAFIVYQLMK, from the coding sequence TTGAAATCGAAACCTGTTATAGCCCTTATCGGAAATCCCAATTCCGGAAAATCTTCGTTGTTTAATCAATTGACCGGCTTGCGCCAGAAAACGGGAAATTTTCCGGGCGTTACGGTCGAGAAAAAATCAGGCCCCAGCTCACTGGGCGATTCCATCGAAGCCCTGATTGTTGATCTCCCAGGTGTTTACAGCATTTATCCCAAGTCATTAGACGAGCAAATCGTCACGGATATTCTGGCAAATCCGGCTCACCCAGACTACCCGGATGTTGCCATCGTGGTTGTCGATGCGTCCAACCTGCGTCGTAATTTGCTGCTTTTTACGCAGATTGCCGATTTAGGTGTACCTGTCATCCTGGCGCTGAACATGCTTGATGTGGCGCAGCAACAACAACAGGAAGTTAATGCAGTGCGCTTGTCGATGAAGCTCGGTGTGCCGGTTGTACGGATCAACGCCCGTGTTGGCGAAGGGCTAGGGCTGCTGAAAAAAGCAGTTTTGCAGCAACTGGAAAAACCAACCGTTACTGGCCAGCTATTTTTTGACCCCGCCACAGACCAACAAGCTTTAGTAGGTGATGTAAAAAGCCAATACCAGCTTCAGAATAATTACCTGGCTTTGCAATACGTTATTCAGCACGATGGATTTTCTTTTCTGGATACGCCCAAGCGCGTTGCGCTGGATCGGCTGATTGACAAGCACCAGTTCGTGGAGCAGGAATACCAGGCTCACGAAACCATTGAGCGTTACAAGTACATTGGCGACGTGGTGAAGGAAGCCGTTGTAGATCGCCGTCCGCTTGATCAGCCAACCTGGAGTCAGAAACTAGATCTTTTGCTGCTGCATCCGGTTTGGGGTTATCTGATTTTCGGGGCAATCCTCTTTCTTATTTTCCAGGCCATTTTTGCGTGGTCATCGCTGCCGATGGACGCGATTGACGCCGGAATTGCCAATTTAAATACCTGGCTCAAAGACAACTTGCCATCGGGCAGCTTAACTGACCTGCTCACTGATGGTGTCATTGCAGGAATTGGCGGGGTTGTTATTTTTATTCCCCAGATTGCCTTCCTGTTTTTGCTGGTTGCGTTGCTGGAAGAATCGGGTTATATGTCGCGGGTAATGGTACTCATGGACCGCCTCATGCGGCACTTTGGTTTGAACGGACGTAGTGTCGTGCCGCTGATTTCGGGCGTAGCCTGCGCGGTGCCTGCTATCATGACAACGCGTGCCATTAGCTCCTGGCGGGAGCGTTTGATTACCATCATGGTAACGCCGCTCATGAGTTGCTCCGCCCGGTTGCCTATTTACACCATTCTGATTGCGCTGGTTGTGCCCGAACAAAGGGTGCTGGGTATTTTTAATCTGCAAGGTATTGTGTTGATGGCTTTATACCTGTTGGGTTTGATCGCAGCGTTGCTAGCGGCCTACGTTTTCAAAAAACTCGTCAACGCTAAGGAACGGAGCCTGTTTATTATGGAGTTGCCAACCTACAAGCTGCCGCGTTGGAACCACGTTGGACTAACGATCTGGGAAAGCGTACGGGCGTTTGTCTGGGAGGCGGGTCGAATTATTGTTACTATCTCAATTATTCTTTGGGTGATGGCTTCCTATGGTCCGGGCAACAGTCTGGATCAGGCGGAAGCACGAGTGCGCCAAAACAGCTCGACCGCTTCAGCAGATGTTGTAGAAAATCAGGTGGCATCGGCGCGGCTGGAGGCGTCGTATGCAGGTCGCTTTGGGCAGTTGATTGAGCCAGTTATTAAACCGCTGGGTTACGACTGGAAAATTGGAATTGCGCTGATTGCTTCGTTTGCCGCGCGGGAAGTGTTCGTTGGAACAATCGCTACGATCTATAGCATTGGAAGCGATAGCGCAGACGATGAATCAACCATAAAGGGGAGACTGAAAACAGAAATAAACCCTGAAACAGGGCAGCCAATGTATACGCCGGCACTTGCCTATTCATTGCTGATTTTTTACGTTTTCGCGATGATGTGCATGAGCACCATAGCAATTGTTTACCGCGAAACGAAAAGCTGGAAATGGCCGGCAATTCAGTTATTCTACATGTCGGCACTAGCCTATGTATCAGCCTTTATCGTTTATCAGCTAATGAAATAG